The Oncorhynchus kisutch isolate 150728-3 linkage group LG10, Okis_V2, whole genome shotgun sequence region GTACTTTTCATTGTTTATTTCCAACAAGAGAGGTCTATATTTGGGCCCATATGATTGTTATTTCTTCTTTGTCAACACATATTAATGCTGACTATGCAAATGTTATATCAAAGCcaaacatggtgtgtgtgtgtcagtgaaggcTCCTCAGCGGAGAAAGGGGAGGaccctcctcagtgaatttcataaaaagacaattgtaaaacatttaaaaatgtatccTTTTTTGATAAAacatactaaatataatcacgtcaccaaataattgattaaaacacactattttgcaatgaaggtctgcaatagcctcaacagcactctgttgggtagcaccatgatgtagccggaggacagctagcttctgtcctcctctaggTACATTGACATCAATATAAAACCTAGGAGGCTGATGGTTTCCACCTCCTTCCATAGACTTATGTAAGGAGGTGAAAAataaattgaagtgggtctaggatgtcagGTAATGTAGAGGTGATTTGatacttgactagtctctcaaagcacttcatgatgccagaagtgagtgctacggggcgatggtaactgaactaaatgacttttgggagagggagagattgaatatgtccgtattcagccatattcccagtcacctcgCCATGGTCAAATGcgatggttcgcgctttcagttttgcgcgaatgctgccatctatccacggtttctagttagggtaggtttttatagtcacagtgggtacaacaactcctatacacttcctgtcAACTCAGTCAACGtatcagtgtattcgtcaatgttattctcaaaGGAAACTCGGGAACACATCCCAGtctgtgtgatcaaaacaatcttgaagcatggattcagATTGGTCAGcccagcattgaatagtccttagcacggatacttcctgtttgagtttctgcccaTAGGaagaggagcaaaatggagtcgtgatcagatttgccgaagtgagggcaggggagggccttgtaggcatcccagAAGTTGGAGTAGAAGTGTTAGAGTGTTTTAGCAGTGCGAGTACCACAGTCAATGTATTGATAGAAATTTGGGAGAGTTTTTCTTAAATGTGCCtcattaaaatccccagctagaAAAAATGCagtctcaggatatgtggtttccagtttgcataaagtccagtgaagttctttgagggcagtcgtggtatcggcttgagggggaatatatatggctgtgactataaccgaagagaattatCATCTcgggaggtaatacggtctgcattttattgtgaggtattctaggtcgggtgaacaaaaggacttgaattcctgtatgttatcacaatcaaaccatgagtagttaattataaaacatacttctttccaaagagatatttattcctgtctgcgcgagaACCCAACTGGCAGTACGGACTCAGatagtatatcccgagagagccatgtttccgtgaaacagagtgtTACAatacctgatgtctctctggaaggaaatcctcgccctgagctcgtcaattttattatccagagactgaacatcagcgagtaatatactcggaagcggtgggtggtgtgcgtgtCTCCTAAGTCGGACTATAAGTCCACTACCTCTCCTCCGCCAGCTGCGTTTTGGGTCAGTCTCTTGAATCAGTTCAattacgaacaaaggatccgattcaggaaagtcgtattcctggttgtaatgctggtaatgctggtgagttaccatcgctctgatatccaaaagttcttcccggctgtatgtaataacaaaaatctaaaaatttttaaagaaataacacacaaaaaaatatatatatattgcaaagGTTCCTAAGAGCTAGAAGCACAGCAGCTCTATCCATTTGCGCCATTTTGTAACGCTCGTCTGATGAAGAATGAGGAGTGGACCAAAGctcagcgtggtacatgttcatgattttttatttaactcaGAACACtttgaacaaaaataacaaagagcgaAACGACCAGTTCTGTAAGGTAACcaaactaaacagaaaacaactacccacaaaacacaggtgtgaaaaagctacctaagtatgattctcaatcagagacaacgatagacagctgcctctgattgagaaccacacccggccaaacacaaagcaacagaaaacatagaaataaagaaactagactgcccaccctagtcacaccctggcctaaccaaaatagagaataaaaacctctctatggccgTTGGAACTAATGATTATATCCTATATGAGCTATACGCAGGCAAGAGTGTGTAAGGCGGCAATTGAACGTGTCTCAGTCTGTGCaagtgtcactgtctgtcacctaaaAAAATGTTGACCTGTGCTCACCTACATTGTAAacgttcattcataggctaggttgtagcaaccacATGATGGTTaaagggaaaatttgagtatcatgtagtagcctaaaccgttacattgaactgggtgaatagaatatgacagtcatccaatatgctgtaatagaaataagtccatgctcaagaaaaaaaaagtgtcctccctcctcttaaacggcactgactgccactggactttgtgtgtgtgtgtgtgtgtgtgtgtgtgtgtactagtagGTGGAGGTAAATGTTTATCCTGGCCTCCTGCTGAAGTGACCAAACTTAATGTACATCTGTACACCATGTGAGAACTCACAAGACATAATTATAAGTTAAATGAGCGCAGTGTAGAAGGGGTCACAGGAATGAGGAAGGGTACAGTGACACTCATGCAATTTAAACATTCATTTTACATGTGTTTATAAGAGAGTGGAGATATTTTAATATTTAATCAAAAGGCAATATGAATGTCCTCTATAGCTGCACTCACTGGGGTTGGCAAACACTGAATCAAACCTTATGCATCTCCATCTCTAATCTCCATGGGAAGTTATGTTTGGTGCCAGGGCCTCCTGTTTTTCCCATCCTCTGCCAACACTCCCCAGTAGATACCATGTACATTATCCTCATCCACACCATCACTTACCTCGATGTCTTTCCACCAGCAGGCAGGAGGTGCTTGTCCACTAATGTGGTTCAGTTATTTTCTCTCCTTTCCAACTCAACTCATCTTGTCCACACAGTAACTCTAGAAGTGAAGGTCCCTGCATAGAAAATGAGTTTGGGTTCATGTTAGTCAGTTCATATTTTGTTATCTATTTACAGATCCTCAGATCATTTTGATATAACTACATTGGTTTATCTTATGATGTCCTACTTAATTTTGTTCAATCTTTATCTATATATCCCTCCGTCAGAAATAGACCAAGGCAATGTGCTTGCCATGCCATCCCTTATATTCTAACTGCTAACAAGCCTATTTGCCAGTGACTGACATTGATTTGATCCCTAAAGCCCCGAGCTTGGCACTGGATTGTTCCTAAGCAAATTAAGCCTCTATCATACCCACCCCCaccttcacccctctcctcctcctgccatGGGAACCCTACATCTTTAATGATAATGTTTTGAGCAGATCCCGCAACACAAAAGCAGTGACATCTGTCTCAGTAAGTGCTGCACTCAAGATCCCCCCTTTGTTCTATCTCCTCTTCTTGAAAATAAATCTAAAATAAAAGAGTTGTGGGAGGGAGCTGCTAAAAGAGGAAAGCGGGGAGAAGTTGAAACAAAGAACCTTTCTTTCAAAGTGTGTTTTCTGGATAATTCCCCATACAGCATTCCTAATGTTAAAAAAAGGTGTTAGAGTTTATACTTCTCTCCTGGTTCTGGTTTTGGCTCTGTTGCCCACCAGCCCACTGCTGGTTCCAGGCCCCACTTGGATCTTGAAAGGACTAATTTAATTAATTTATACATTTGAAACTCAAACCCATTGAAAAAATAGTTTAAGCTAAAAGTGGCTTGCAAGAGCGTATGATGGTGGACTCATGAGCGATGTTGAGATGATCATCATAATTTAGGTCTGTGGCAGAATTTAACTTCACAAGAAAACAAATAAGTCAGTTATTGAGCATAGCTCTATTTCATATGCACATGAGCTCTTAGACTAGTGTTACCTTTTCCAGCATGACGTCCACTGATAAGACTGATTGGATACAGCCGACATTCTGTAGCATATGGTACAACTTTTCAAAATGAAGGCAATTTTGACCTAAACTTCATTATATGCTATGGATAAAAAATTGGCAACACAATAATATTTGTTTTAATTATAACACTGACTGGGCCTATAGCCTAAGAGTTGATAACCTCTATGATCCTCTTGCTTATGATGATGGCAACAATAAAGGACAGGCGATGTTGTAGTCAGCTATGAGCAATCAAATGTGACGCAACGAGGGTCCTCCGAACTCTGCCACAAAAAATGGCAACCTCCATGTTGTGTAGGAGGACAGCAATATTTAGCTGGGCTATTCGAAGGGTTTCACCCTTAAAATCGTATAATCCTGCCAGCTCACACTGCGGGCTTCTACATCAGATAGCAAATTATAACCCTAAACCACTGAAATTAAATTTGAAAGATCCATACATACCAGATAGGGAAAGCGAGAAAACTCCAGAATGGCAGAAGACAGCGAAGTATGACCGCAAGCTATTCGGGCGGTATGGCTCTTCGTCGGGAATCGACCCTGCAAAGCTGTGGCCCAGCCATGCCCAGCTCGAGGAGATGATAGCAGAGGAGAGGGAATGGAACCCTCCGCTCCAGGTGATGCTGAAGAACGTCGAGGCGAAAACGAAGGAAG contains the following coding sequences:
- the gadd45gip1 gene encoding growth arrest and DNA damage-inducible proteins-interacting protein 1, translated to MATSMLCRRTAIFSWAIRRVSPLKSYNPASSHCGLLHQIANYNPKPLKLNLKDPYIPDRESEKTPEWQKTAKYDRKLFGRYGSSSGIDPAKLWPSHAQLEEMIAEEREWNPPLQVMLKNVEAKTKEANAKRLAREKLVAANMAKMPKMVADWRKEKREAKQKLKDEKARRERLLAEARERFGYAMDPRSPKFLEMVSEIEKEEKKKRKLMKRRLKEEQSHAPPASLADSSS